CTTTGGTCAATTGGGGTGGTGGAATTGTAGTCGAGATATGTAATTTGTTTAATGTTCATCTTTAGTCTTGTTCTACAAACTTAATTTGATGTTTAGCCTTAACTACTAAAGGAAACAATGGTAATAAATCTTGATTTTTTGATAGTCGAATTTCAATATCGTCTCTATTCCACCACTCTGTCCAAATTCCTTTTGCTTGTAATTCTTCTAACTTTCTAGTTAAGTGAGTTGAGATTTGAGTACTTACAGCTAAGAAATACCCTTGTGCGTTATGCGATTCCACAGTATCCCTAATATCTAAAACTTTATTCTTTCCTACAGATTTATTACTTGATTTGCATTGTCCAACAACTCTCATTTGTAAAGTTGGGGGATGAGCTTGAGATACAACCCCATTTTCTCGAATTTTCCACTCAATCAATAAATCTCTTCCTCCATCTCCTTGATTCATTGGAGATGCCTTTCTCACTGAAACAACATTTGGTTCTCGTTCTAATAATGCTTTAATTAAGCCCTCAAACTGCTCAGGACAAGTATCTTCAACCCACTCAAACAGAGCAATAGGAAAAATGAGTTCAGATTCTCGATTATGACGCGTTCTCAAAGATTCTCGCTCAATTTTAAACTTATGTATTCCACAAAATCTACCAAGTGCAATAATGTACGGTTTAGCAACGGCCATCATCATATTTTCTAAGGGTAGTATTCTAATACTCTTAGAATTAGATTTATGTCCTAAAATCTTGAATAACTTTTTAAGTTCAGCAATATCACTATTGGCCAAATAGTTCTTCAATTCACCATGCAAAACAAATTTGCCTTTCATTCCATCTACTACCTCTCGTTTATTCTCTGATAGGTTTTGTAGGGCTTCCAAGTACATCGATAAGGTTTCTGATTTGATAATTGTTATTTCATTTTTCATATCATAGAAATAACTCCATTCAGGTCTTTTACGATTACCATAATTTAAATTAAGAGTATGTTTTAATAATTTATTTTCATCATGACTTAACTCTGATGGGAGTTCATACTCTCTATCGTTACGATCTATTCCAATTATTTTTAAACAATCTTGGCATGGACATCCAACAAATTGCCAAAATAACTCTCGCCACATTGCTACACTTATAATAATTTTGGAAATGGTATCACTTAGTTTCTCCCAACTAGTAATACCCCAAAGCAATGGAGTTTGTTCAGGCATTATATATCTACCCCAAATTTCATCCTCTACTACAGGATGTGGTATATCAAAAAGTGAGCAAGAAATTTCAGTGTTAAATTCCCTAAGAAAACTTGCAAACATTAAACTCATTATGACATGAATGTCCGTTCTATCACCATGATAAACAATATCATATGTTCTTTCTAAAAAGTAAAAAGAGAACTTAGTAGGGCTTTTGACTTCTAAAAAAAGTGTTATACCTGATGCATGGTCTGTAAAAATTCTGAATCTTCCACTTGCTGATTCTTCAACATAAAGAGAGTGTTTCCTAGAAAAGGAAACTATATATTCTGTAAGTTTTTCAAGTTCAGACATTTGTTTAAATAAAATTTGAAGCTACACACCATATTTAATTTTAACAGGCTCCAATAGAGTTTCAATATCTCTAATTTTTAATCTTCTTGTTTTTTTGTGTTGCAACATTAAAAAAATCATTTTAAATATCTCATTATCACCAATTATATAATCATCTATCTCTATTTGCCCAACTGGCAGATTCCCTTGAAACACATACCAAAATAACTTTCCTAACTGAAAAATATCAGAATCTCCATCTATTTCACAATCGTAACTATATATTATGCCCTTTTGGTTTGTAAGCATTTTGTTTGTCGCCTCTGGAGATAGCCATCCAATTGGACCAATTTTTTCATTGGTCTTATCAGCATTATAATCTTTTTCTCTAAATTTAACCAATCCCAAATCTCCTATTTTAAATTCTCCATTTACTATTAAAATATTATCATGCTTTATATCTCTATGATATATGCCTATACTATGCAGTTGTTTAATTCCATTTAAAATATTTACACAAAAGGCTAATTTCTGATTTACTGTAAAATCAAATTTGTTATTTACAAGATAAGAAGCTAAATCATCATTGGCTTTTTCCATTATAAAATAATAAAACTCATCATTATCAATTTCTACTATTCCACTTTTAAAAAATTGAATAACATTTCTAAGTTTATGTTTTTTTGCTAACCTAAAAGCTTTAATTTCTCTTTCAAACCTATTAGTTTTACTATTTTTACCTTGTGAAAGAGGTGATTTACAGATTTTGATTACTCTATCTTCTGTATCTCCATTTGGGTCATTAAGTATGAATATATTAGAGCTTGCTCCTTTAGATGTTTGAAAATCTTCATTTAAGGATAATAACAAAAAATCTTCCTCATCTATTTGAACATAGTTACTGTACTTATTTTGACTCAACAATATGTTACCATTTTCAAATTTCATTTCAAGAATTCAATATTTTTTTGATTAGAAATATCCTTAATATTCAATGTAAAGAAAGTATTTATACTCATTAATTTCTTGTTTTTGAATCTATAAAATGCCATAACTTGTTCTTGAACATTATTCGGCTTATTCTCTGGATTTGTAAGGAGTGTTTGAAAAAATGATAGTCTATATTCACGTGCTCCCTTTGAATTAGATTGTGTTACACAATTCCTTGCATATTCTCTCAATGGTTCACAGTTCTCTTGAGTTGGTTTTATATCATAACCAATTAAAACTAATATTCTATAAAAATGTATTAATTCTAATTCGTCATATGGAGAATAATTCAAAATGAAATCAAAAAGCGTATAAAAATCGTTACGCTGTTTATATCGTGTCTTATTAATAGGATAAATTGTGTTTAATACATTAATCTTATCAATAACATCATTAAATTTATGTTTAAGCTCTATGTATAAATCATTGGTTATATCATTTTTAAAATATTCATCTAAATGTCCTTTTTTATCAACATGGCCATCTTTTATTAGAACAAGCAATTCAGAAATAAACTCCTTATCATTCATTCTTTTTAAGGTAGCATCTGTAAATAATTTTAATCTTGCGAATTTTTTAGATTCAGCAATTTCATTTACAAGTGTTAAAAGTTTTGTAGAATAAAAGTCAGCTTTTCTAACTTCAGGTTTATTTAAGTGTATTCCTGTTTTATTTACTAAAGCATAAAATTTCTCTATGGACTCGCCTTCTGTATCATGAATAATAGTTAATGGAAATGAAAAATTTAAAAACTTTGGATGAGTTCTTTCAGAGTAATGCTTCTCTTGAAAGTCCTTAAAACCTTGATTGATAAAACTGATTATTGTTCTTGAGCGTTGTTGTCCATCAACCATCTCATATTTTTCCTGTCCTTTTTCAAGAATAAAAAAATTAGGTATTGGTATTTCTCTATTTATAGAATCTATAAGCGTTTGTTGATCTTCTCTTGACCAAATAAAATTTCTTTGATATGGAGGACTCAAATCTAATTTTCCATTCTTAAAAACACTATAAAGGTTTTCTATTGTCCATTTAGTTATTGTAAATTTCATTTTTAACATTTTTTAAATAAAACAAGCTGCACATCCTTCAGTGTCATCATCATCCAATATATCCACTAGAAGGTTTGATTTTACTTTTGATTTTTTCTCCATTCTTTTTACATATTCCTCTTTAATTGCAGCCATTCTTTTCGGCTGAATTAGTTCTTCTAAGCTTTCATGTTGTCCCCATGTATAACCATCTTTCTCATATTCCATTGCTTTTTTGTAGAGTTCAGGGTGCTGTTCATACAACCAAATCCATTCGATTTTTTGTTGAAAGAAGCAAAAAAAGCAACCTGAACGACTTCTTGCATATTGCCCTTTTTTACCATTGATTTCAAAATCAATTTTTTTGTAATAGGCAGGAACACCAACCCCACTTTCTTCTAAGATTCTAAAAATGTCCTCTCGTACCAAAATTTCCTCATCTTCGAGCAATGGAAATATATTTTCAGTTGCTAAAGGATAGTCTGTAGTCTTCAAAAAATCAAAAACTAAGTAATTAAATGCTTTTACATTCGAATCAAGCAAAATATTCAGCTTTTGATTATGGGTAAAACTTACATCTACCTTTCGTGAAATAGTCTGAAATGCTTTTTCTTGACTTTTGCCAAAATCAATATTTTTTGATATTTCTAAAAGTTGTTCTATATTTTGGTTAGAAAGTAATTTATTCACTACATCTTGGCTCCAGATGTTTTTACGAAAAGGAAAAATAGATTGAATATTTTTCTTCGTTGAAATATACCCTTCACGTTCTTCATCCCCTCTAATCCCAACATAGGAAACTACTGGATCATCACCTACATATTTTTCAAACGGTTCTAGTTTTAATTTTTTGGTACACCAACGAGCATTTGATGAAGGTAGGAAACCTCCATACATTTTTAGAAAATGGTCAAAAGGATCTTCCGAACTATTTTCTGCATTTTGAAGTAGCTTAATTTTAATTCCAAGATAAATTTCAAGGTTTTTTATCAGTTGATAGGTTTCGTCTAATTCTTTACCTGTGTCACAACTATAAAACTCTAAATCTATGGAAGGGTATTTTGTTTTGACATAAATAGCCAAAGTAGCACTATCTTTACCTCCTGATATACCTAATACATGTCTTACTTTGTTCATTGTAATAACTCTTTTAGTAGGTTCAAAACAGCAGCAATGTTAGATGTATTGTCTTTACCCAATTTGGTTTTTAATTCGCTTTTCAACAACTCAATTTCTTTAGTCTTATTTTTAGGTATTCTTACAATTTTGGGATCTATTTTACTGAAAAATGTATCTATTTTTACTCCAATTACTTCTTCTTTGGTTTCGTCAATATCAGATTTAGAGATTTTTGTTAAACTATCTAAGTCTAAAACCATAGCTTTAAATTTCTCATAAAGTAAAATCTCATCTTCATCTGAAAAGTCTTCTAATGCTTTCCCTGTAATTGATTGAGCTATAGAACTTAGCCAAGATTTTCTATCATCAAGTGGTGAATCTAATCGTTGAACAAAAGTCTTCTGATTACTTAAAAGCATATGTTTTTTTAGTTTTGAAAAACGCTGTTGAAGATATGCTTTGTATTCTTCAAATTCAGTAGGTTGACCAACAAATTCACTACAAATGAACTCTTCAAAACGTTTAACTAATGCATCATAAGCTGTTCTTAACTCCCTTACAGTATCCTGCAAACTCACTGTATAATTTTGCAACTTTGATATATCCTGTTGTAAAGTATGAAGCGAAGTTGCTAATGCATCAGGAAAAGCCTCAAAAAACGTTTCTTCTGGATTTTTACTTGTTGCAATTGCTTTACGAATTTTTAAAGCTGAGGGTGATAGCCTCTTTGTGTTCTTAGTATAAGAAGGTAATTGTTTATAAAAAATAATAAATGGTTTAATTGTTTCAATGAAAGATTTGTTATCAAATTTTAGTTCCGTTGATTGGTTCAAGAAAGTTCGGTAACTATTAAAAATATCAAGTTTGACACCTTCAATATCAAAAGTTTTTATCGAATACTTTTCAGGGTATTTTGCTATCAGTTCTAAATTTTCTTCTGATAATTGAGGGATGTAACCATCTTCATTAAATATGGCAAATTCATCCCGTTTTAAAAATAGGAAAGTTGGGACCCAAAAGTCAATTAATCCTTGTTTAAGTTTGAAGGGTCGCT
This region of bacterium 336/3 genomic DNA includes:
- a CDS encoding phosphoadenosine phosphosulfate reductase, giving the protein MNKVRHVLGISGGKDSATLAIYVKTKYPSIDLEFYSCDTGKELDETYQLIKNLEIYLGIKIKLLQNAENSSEDPFDHFLKMYGGFLPSSNARWCTKKLKLEPFEKYVGDDPVVSYVGIRGDEEREGYISTKKNIQSIFPFRKNIWSQDVVNKLLSNQNIEQLLEISKNIDFGKSQEKAFQTISRKVDVSFTHNQKLNILLDSNVKAFNYLVFDFLKTTDYPLATENIFPLLEDEEILVREDIFRILEESGVGVPAYYKKIDFEINGKKGQYARSRSGCFFCFFQQKIEWIWLYEQHPELYKKAMEYEKDGYTWGQHESLEELIQPKRMAAIKEEYVKRMEKKSKVKSNLLVDILDDDDTEGCAACFI